The Leptospira terpstrae serovar Hualin str. LT 11-33 = ATCC 700639 nucleotide sequence TAGATTCGCATAACTTTGTCTAATGAGAAATAAAATCTCTCCTGCGTCGGAGTTCGGATAAAATTTTAGTAAATTATAAAATCCACGTCGAAACAAAGAAAGTGATTCTAAATATCTTTGTTTTTCTTGAAGATAAACTCCATACCGTGTAAAATATCTGGTTTCGTTTAAAAATACGGTGGCTGTCCACTGGTAAGCTTGTTCTAGGAGTTCTGACTGGCGGCCTCTTCTTGCAAGAATCAATGTTTCATACATAGCCTCTTCTCTTGGAAAATAAACTAAATACCGTAAACTTAAATCATCCGCTTCTTTCCATTTTTTGTTTTTGATATTTTTTAAAAGACTTGTTTGTAGAGCCTCTTTTTCGGAAACAAAAGTTTTGTCAGATTCTAAGGATTGCATGTACTTTTCGTATTCTAATTCTAATCCAAGTTGTCGGGATAAAATGGCAGCTGTATACAATCTGTACTTAGCATTTGGTTTTTGTTCTAAGTACAATTGAGTATAGAACAAAGCTTCCTTTTGTTTCCTTTCTTTTTCGTAAAAATCAGCTACGTACAAAATTAAATCGAGTTGGTCTTTTTTCTTTTTAATCGATTCTTCATAGGCATGGATTCCTTCAAAGATTTGTCCCAGTTTCATATGTGCTCTCGCCGCTAAATTGTGGTAACGAAAGTCAGGATCAGGATTTATTTCTTTGGCTTTGATGAGGAAATCGAAGGCTTTAGCGGGGGTTTCTTGGACAATTTTGTCTTCTGCCATACGCAAAAGATCTTCATAACCATAAAAGGCCTTAACAGGGTTCAGAACCTCTGTTTCTGCTAAATTTGGGCTGGAAACTAGAAATAGACTTGTTGCCAAAACACCAAATTGCCATATTCTCCTAGACCGAAGTATCATCTATGGATTCTCATCGGTCATCTTCTAAATAATCTTAGAAATTCAAATAAACAATCTCAAAGAGGATCTCATGAATGTAGAGTTAATCATAATCGTCATGGCGCTTGTTTCCATTGCCACGGCGATTTTCTACGCAGCACGGGTGGTACGCATCCAAGTGGGCGCAGACGGTGGCGACGTAAAAGAAACCGCAAAACTTAAAGAAATCTCCGCCGCGATCGCAGAAGGGGCTATGGCCTTCCTTCTCAGAGAATACCGAGTCATTTTGCTATTTATCAGTTTCATGACAGTTCTCATCTATTTACTTTTGGACAATCCAAAGACAGAGTTCAACGAAGGGATTTATACTTCCGTTGCCTTTGTATCTGGTGCCCTCATTTCTTGCCTTTCCGGTTTTATTGGAATGAAGATTGCGACAGCAGGGAACGTTCGTACGGCCCAAGCAGCAAAAACTTCCCTTTCCAAAGCATTCCGAGTGGCTTATGACTCCGGTGCCGTAATGGGTTTTGGACTGATAGGTTTGGCTGTTCTCGGTATGATTGGACTTTTCCTTCTGTTTACTGGTGCAAACGTCGGTGTAGCAAAACATATCCTTATGGAATCACTTGCGGGATTTGGTTTAGGTGGTTCTTCTGTAGCACTGTTTGGTCGTGTGGGTGGTGGTATTTATACCAAAGCTGCAGACGTAGGTGCTGACCTTGTTGGTAAGGTAGAAAAAGGAATTCCAGAAGATGATCCAAGAAACCCTGCAACCATTGCTGATAACGTAGGAGATAACGTCGGTGACATTGCTGGTATGGGTGCTGACCTTTTTGGTTCAGCAGCGGAAGCCACTTGTGCAGCTCTTGTGATTGGTGCCACAGCATCAGCACTTGCTGACAATAACTCAGCTTTACTTTATCCACTTTTGATTTCTGCGATTGGAATCCCTGCATCTCTCATCACAA carries:
- a CDS encoding tetratricopeptide repeat protein; translation: MILRSRRIWQFGVLATSLFLVSSPNLAETEVLNPVKAFYGYEDLLRMAEDKIVQETPAKAFDFLIKAKEINPDPDFRYHNLAARAHMKLGQIFEGIHAYEESIKKKKDQLDLILYVADFYEKERKQKEALFYTQLYLEQKPNAKYRLYTAAILSRQLGLELEYEKYMQSLESDKTFVSEKEALQTSLLKNIKNKKWKEADDLSLRYLVYFPREEAMYETLILARRGRQSELLEQAYQWTATVFLNETRYFTRYGVYLQEKQRYLESLSLFRRGFYNLLKFYPNSDAGEILFLIRQSYANLGKDRDTLAIDSLVKDFMNQNKLTAIELENHQNTYRKNREYLLFCIYWFTKHDTAKANEFRQKLKDRDSEFEELEFLRVIGPFSILPQDL